CTTGGCAAAGGGACTTCTTTCAAGAAAAAAACAAATGATCCCAAAACTTAACCAAGCTGTGTTAAAATATATCCAAGAGAATTAATTTGAAAGGGAGAGATAAATTGAAAATTACAATTTTAGGGGCAGGAGCAATGGGTTGTATGCTTGCAAAAGCAATCGAATCTCCTGGTAACGAAGTCAATTTAGTAGATCCATACGAAGCACACATGGAAAAAATTAGAAAAGATGGAATCAGAATTATCGACAGAACTGGCGGCGAAAGCACAGTAAAAGTAACATCTGCAAACACATCTTCAGAAAATTTGGAAGTTCAAGATGTCGTTGTAATTCTTGTAAAAGGATACGACACAGAAAAGATTTTGACTGAAAATATGAACATCGTAGGCGACAAAACAGTCGTAATGACACTTCAAAATGGTATCGGCAACGTAGATATATTGAAAAAGTACATCAAAGAAGAAAACATCGCACAAGGAATTATGTTCATCTCTGCATCTATCGAAGAACCAGGAGTTATCAGTGCAGGATACGACAGCGACAAAACCAACGTAATATTTGGCGCTATCAATGAAAACCACGACGATAAATTGTTCCACGAAATCGAAAAAACATTCAGCATGAACGACATCAAAACAGAATTAAACCCAGATGTAGACAGAATTATGTGGAGAAAATTATATATCAACGCAATCTACAACCTACCTTGCGCAGTAATGCATTTGTCTACAAAATACACTAGAACTGACGAAAATTCTGTAGCAATTTTAAAAGCTATCTCAGACGAATTCATAGAAGTTACTGACAAATTGGGCTACGACTTCGACGGCGACAAGCTTTTCAGAAAATACGTCACAGATGCATTCGAAGAATACGGAGACATACTACCATCTGCAGCGCAAGACACACAAAAACACAGAAAAACAGAAGCAGAATTCTTAAATGGAGCAATCGTAAGACAAGCGAAAAAACTTGGACTAGAAGCTCCAGTTAATGAAACAATCTACAGATTAGCAATGGTTCAAATGAACAACTACGACAATATGTTTAGTTTGTAAAATAAAATACGACAATTATTGCCACCAATAATTTTGGAATTTATCCAATTTTATTGGTGGTTTTTGTTTGCTAAAATAAAAAAGCAAATAAAAGGACATTAAATTTATTTAGAAAAAGTATTGCGTTTTTTAAGAAATTTTTTTATAATAAAAAGCGATACTGATAATCAAAACCATTTGTGAGCTGATGAATAGTTCATAAGTTGGAAAATATTAGTATAAATTTCTTATAGAAAGGAAAAATATGGATAGAGATAAATTAAAAAAATATTTATCTTTTACTCTTGCTACATTAGTAACAGTTGCGATGGCGTTTTCTATTGTTTCTTATAATAAAAAACACAAGATAAATTACGCTACAAACAACAAAACACAAATAGCATCTGGTAGTAATGTAGAGGGATTAAAGGATGGAGAATACGAAGGAAATAGCCAGGGATACGGTGGAGATTTCAAGGTCAAAATTAAAATAAAAAATGGAGAATTGTCGGCGATTAATGTCGTAACAAACAATGAAACACCTGAATATTACGAAAAAGCATCTGTAATTATTGCGCAGATTTTGGAAAAAGGAAACACCGATGTGGACTCTATTTCAGGGGCGACGATTTCATCTGAAGCGATCAAAAACGCTGTAAGAGATGCGCTACATAAAGCTGGTTCAAAAAAAGAAAAACTAAAACTAGCACAAAAAACACAAAAACATAACACACCAAATGTAGCCACAAAAGAACTAAAAGATGGAGTGTACGAAGCAAGTTCCAATGGTTATGGTGGAAGATTAGCAGTAAGAGTCACTGTAAAAAATGGCAAATTGACAAATATTGATGTGATTTCAAATAACGAAACGCCGTCGTATTTTAACAGAGCATCTTCTGTGATCGACAGAATTCTAAGCACAGGAAGTGTGAATGTGGATTCTGTTGCAGGAGCGACAATATCTTCAAACGCGATTAAACAAGCAGTATCCAAAGCGTTGGCACAAGCAGGTTCCAAGGAAAAAGCGAAGATTTCAAAAGTAAATCCAAACGCAAAATCAGGCAAGAAAAGCATCAGAAATCTTGTCGGAAAAATTTCCGTAGGAAGCAAACAAATAAAAGATGGTCAGTACATAGGAACCGCACAAGGTTTCAACGGGCCAATCAAAGTAAGAGTTACAGTAAAAGAAGGATCCATTGCGAAAATAGAAATATTATCTCATCACGATGATAATCCATATTTCCAAAGAGCTTCTCGTGTAATTTCGAAAATTCTTGGAAAACCTGGGAAATCAGTGGACACGGTATCCACAGCGACATATTCAAGCAGAGGAATTATCAACGCGGTGAATAATGCTCTGTCCAAAGCAGGAGTAGCGCCATATATATCAAAGGAAAAATCAAAAAATTCTAAAGAAAAATCTTCAGGAAATAAAAACCAAGAAAAAGAAAATAACAAAAAACCACAAAACAACCCAGAAAATAATTCAAAAACGAATAGCGGCAAAATAAATGACGCAAAACTAAAAGACGGTCAATACACAGGAGTTGCACAAGGATTCAGTGGGCCAATCACAGTTAGAGTTACAATAGCCAATGGATCAATTACAAATGTAGAAATATTATCTCATAGTGATGATGCACCATATTTTGCAAAAGCAATGTCTGTAGTTTCAAGAATTTTGGGAAAACCTGGAAAAACGGTGGACACAGTATCTCAAGCGACATATTCAAGTAGAGGAATTATAAATGCGGTCAACAACGCATTGTCCAAAGCAGGAGTAGCGCCAAATATATCCAAGGAAAATTCAGCAGGAAATTCTAAAGAAAATTCTCAAGGAAATTCAGGTAACAAAAACGAAGAAAAACCACAAGACATTCCAGAAAAACCAGAAAATAATAACACAAATAGCAGCGGAAAAATAAATGATGCCAAACTAAAAGATGGTCAATTTACTGGAATTGCACAAGGATTCAGTGGCCCAATCACAGTTAGAGTCACAATAACAAACGGATTAATCTCTGGTGTGGAAATAATTTCTCACAGTGATGATGCGCCGTATTTTGCAAAAGCAATGGCTGTTATTTCGAGAATTCTTGGAAAACCTGGAAAAACGGTGGACACAGTATCCACAGCGACATATTCAAGCAGAGGAATTATAGGTGCAGTCAACAACGCATTGTCCAAAGCAGGAGTCGCTCCAAACGAATCTAATCAAAAACCAGAAAAACCAGAAAAAGAAAACAACGAACAACCAGACAATAAACAACCGGAAAAGGAAAAACCAGATAAGGACAAGCCAGAAACGGACAAGAATGACCCACAAAAAATTGACGACGCTTTGAAAAAATACTACAACAATAATCCATTGAGAGATGGAGAGTATAGCGGATGGGGCATCGGTTACATCAACACAAGGAAAACTAAGACCTACATCAAAGTTGAAAATGGCGAAATAATCGACATCAAAGTAGGTCAAGATTCGGAATACGGAGACGATATGGGGCCATTTAGAAAAAAAGCTGAGAAAGTTTTGTCGTTCTTAAAAGGAAAAGAAGGACGACTCAATCTTGCAAAAATGGGATTATACCGCGAGTATTTCGAACAAATTAGAAACAGCAAAGATCCGAAATCCAAAGTAGAAGAATTATTTGGAAAACAATACAGTACACTTTTGAATGGACTTTCTGGAAACAACATTAAAACAGAATCTGATTTGACGCTACTTTCAAGAACCGTAAAGGCATACATGTCAGATAAATACAACTCGAAAGAAATGTTCGACAGCATAACGGGTGCGACTGTGAGCGCAAGTGGAATCGCACAATCGACAAGAGAAGCGACTGCAAAATCGTCAAATGATTACAAGAATAATTCAGATGTCAAAGAAATCAAGATTATATCACCTAAAAACAAAACAATTGAAGTGAACAAAAACGATGCAGCGGATTTTTCTGAAATGAAGATTATTGTGATCAAAAAAGACGGTTCATCTGAAAAAATCGGCTGGACAGATTTCCAAGCAAATGGAATTTCAATTACAGATGATAAGGGCAACGCGATTACGAATGATTTGTCAAAATATTCCGATACGAACGTAATCAAAGCAAAAGTTGTTCACGAAA
This Finegoldia magna ATCC 53516 DNA region includes the following protein-coding sequences:
- a CDS encoding FMN-binding protein, translating into MDRDKLKKYLSFTLATLVTVAMAFSIVSYNKKHKINYATNNKTQIASGSNVEGLKDGEYEGNSQGYGGDFKVKIKIKNGELSAINVVTNNETPEYYEKASVIIAQILEKGNTDVDSISGATISSEAIKNAVRDALHKAGSKKEKLKLAQKTQKHNTPNVATKELKDGVYEASSNGYGGRLAVRVTVKNGKLTNIDVISNNETPSYFNRASSVIDRILSTGSVNVDSVAGATISSNAIKQAVSKALAQAGSKEKAKISKVNPNAKSGKKSIRNLVGKISVGSKQIKDGQYIGTAQGFNGPIKVRVTVKEGSIAKIEILSHHDDNPYFQRASRVISKILGKPGKSVDTVSTATYSSRGIINAVNNALSKAGVAPYISKEKSKNSKEKSSGNKNQEKENNKKPQNNPENNSKTNSGKINDAKLKDGQYTGVAQGFSGPITVRVTIANGSITNVEILSHSDDAPYFAKAMSVVSRILGKPGKTVDTVSQATYSSRGIINAVNNALSKAGVAPNISKENSAGNSKENSQGNSGNKNEEKPQDIPEKPENNNTNSSGKINDAKLKDGQFTGIAQGFSGPITVRVTITNGLISGVEIISHSDDAPYFAKAMAVISRILGKPGKTVDTVSTATYSSRGIIGAVNNALSKAGVAPNESNQKPEKPEKENNEQPDNKQPEKEKPDKDKPETDKNDPQKIDDALKKYYNNNPLRDGEYSGWGIGYINTRKTKTYIKVENGEIIDIKVGQDSEYGDDMGPFRKKAEKVLSFLKGKEGRLNLAKMGLYREYFEQIRNSKDPKSKVEELFGKQYSTLLNGLSGNNIKTESDLTLLSRTVKAYMSDKYNSKEMFDSITGATVSASGIAQSTREATAKSSNDYKNNSDVKEIKIISPKNKTIEVNKNDAADFSEMKIIVIKKDGSSEKIGWTDFQANGISITDDKGNAITNDLSKYSDTNVIKAKVVHEKSLSYDEFRILIGNYSKDYIVGLEYSVDGIKWYRLENASKDFENTNNIADRQIIDAPTSFEFSKVKIRAVSKNNKRYEYTTSNAAINNTQANYHLVSKDNPNLPSVIFVTFKLSGNESDKKLVEDKEKENPQEKESEIKEEIEVDQKVIDTSLMDSNGQKWIEGKPIRPATVTSLDKDAKIIAKIDGLPQGLSFDGTTITGTPQVSEEGWGEDGSGFKTITLKLKAEKNGKILVRKLTYWLYRDKDRDGISDDDDVDNGEKFTPQRNGAQPIIVNGTKPTIEDYKSKFSNIPQDGSVEVTLEKEPDYTKASELPQRVNLIFKVKGIKEVGKSYVMVIVKKPVDKKAEQETKEEIPVDQKVIDTSLMDSNGQKWIEGKPIRPATVTSLDKDAKIIAKIDGLPQELSFDGTTITGTPQVSAEGWPEDGSGFKTITLKLKAEKNGKILVRTLTYWLYRDKDRDGISDDDDLDHGEKFTPQRNGASPIIVNGTKPTIEDFKAKFSNIPQDGSVEVTLEKEPDYTKVGQFRVNIIFKLRKTQEISKSYVFIKIEKPVVEEKDNEKEPIKDSSDKKSEKSQPKNEKNNYKTDLNIDTKTQDEKQKNLENLKEEIR
- a CDS encoding ketopantoate reductase family protein — its product is MKITILGAGAMGCMLAKAIESPGNEVNLVDPYEAHMEKIRKDGIRIIDRTGGESTVKVTSANTSSENLEVQDVVVILVKGYDTEKILTENMNIVGDKTVVMTLQNGIGNVDILKKYIKEENIAQGIMFISASIEEPGVISAGYDSDKTNVIFGAINENHDDKLFHEIEKTFSMNDIKTELNPDVDRIMWRKLYINAIYNLPCAVMHLSTKYTRTDENSVAILKAISDEFIEVTDKLGYDFDGDKLFRKYVTDAFEEYGDILPSAAQDTQKHRKTEAEFLNGAIVRQAKKLGLEAPVNETIYRLAMVQMNNYDNMFSL